The Papaver somniferum cultivar HN1 chromosome 3, ASM357369v1, whole genome shotgun sequence genome includes a region encoding these proteins:
- the LOC113359247 gene encoding uncharacterized protein LOC113359247: MWNSPYDLQVLKTLNLKWREFKIAQVKEVFFDMPEQNCLFFCFDGASRGNLGAGGFGFIGRDWKWDIVVAITCGIGVSTNFLAEIMAVLCTGEWEIANNFLKVCFRTDSSAAIVAFQNGKLPWIAITRWNKNCNKLQWSFVHS, translated from the coding sequence ATGTGGAATTCACCTTATGATCTCCAAGTATTAAAGACTTTGAACTTAAAGTGGAGAGAATTCAAGATAGCTCAGGTAAAGGAAGTCTTTTTTGATATGCCTGAACAAAACtgcttattcttttgttttgatggagCTTCAAGGGGGAATCTTGGAGCTGGTGGTTTTGGCTTTATTGGTAGGGACTGGAAATGGGATATAGTGGTTGCAATTACTTGTGGTATAGGAGTTTCCACAAATTTCTTAGCTGAAATAATGGCAGTATTATGTACAGGTGAGTGGGAAATTGCTAATAACTTTCTGAAAGTATGCTTTAGAACAGATTCTAGTGCTGCAATTGTTGCTTTTCAAAATGGTAAACTTCCTTGGATAGCTATTACTAGATGGAATAAAAATTGCAATAAGCTTCAATGGTCCTTTGTGCATAGTTGA